In Candidatus Parvarchaeota archaeon, a single genomic region encodes these proteins:
- a CDS encoding Kae1-associated serine/threonine protein kinase, translating to MDCLTFWKKSSFWFSEFGFGDFMPGSKNSALMKGAESIVRACRLEGKAAVEKIRVKKRYRDQSLDLRLRETRTRLEVRLLSHARQSGVPCPKVLRWGSFNIIMERLKCSMLHQLIGRGKTPKKGLEGLFFKSGSLLATIHKSGIVHGDYTPANIAVMEDDSAWVIDFGLGKFSGRDEDRATDVLTFLKATGNLKARDNKLSTSFISGYLAVQPAGRRGIGTASQKKAASNESIVSLAYQIDARSRYSQRTG from the coding sequence ATGGATTGTCTGACATTTTGGAAGAAAAGCAGTTTTTGGTTTTCAGAATTTGGTTTTGGGGATTTCATGCCTGGCTCAAAAAACTCTGCATTGATGAAAGGCGCTGAAAGCATTGTTAGGGCCTGCAGGCTTGAAGGCAAGGCGGCAGTTGAAAAAATCCGCGTTAAAAAAAGATACCGTGACCAATCCCTTGACCTGAGGCTTAGGGAAACCCGCACAAGGCTTGAGGTGCGGCTTTTATCCCATGCAAGGCAATCCGGTGTGCCCTGCCCAAAGGTCCTGCGCTGGGGCAGCTTCAACATTATAATGGAGCGGCTCAAGTGCTCCATGCTCCACCAGCTTATAGGACGGGGAAAAACTCCCAAAAAGGGGCTTGAGGGGCTTTTTTTCAAGTCAGGCTCTCTTCTTGCTACAATCCATAAAAGTGGCATTGTGCACGGCGATTACACTCCTGCAAACATTGCAGTGATGGAGGATGATTCGGCCTGGGTCATTGATTTTGGGCTTGGCAAGTTTTCAGGCAGGGACGAGGATAGGGCAACCGACGTGCTGACATTTCTCAAGGCAACCGGAAACCTCAAAGCCCGGGACAACAAACTTTCAACAAGCTTCATTTCAGGCTACTTGGCAGTGCAACCTGCAGGCCGGAGGGGAATTGGGACAGCAAGCCAAAAAAAAGCCGCTTCCAATGAATCAATAGTCTCCCTTGCCTATCAAATCGACGCCCGCTCTAGGTATTCGCAAAGGACGGGATAA
- a CDS encoding aminotransferase class I/II-fold pyridoxal phosphate-dependent enzyme: protein MVFVNFDEYLKSKVDEKKSAGLDWKLRRLGGMSVPRCKVEGKDVLMLCSNNYLGLSSHKKIIRAQITAAKQWGAGSGSVRVIAGTMDLHTQLEEKIAKFKHTPAALYFQTGFAANAGTIPAISGEGDLLVSDELNHGSIIDGVRLSKAQRTIYKHADAQDLARVLEEAATKGYTDKSGQKQSYNRLFVLTDGVFSMDGDVAPLDKITPVAKKHGAIIYVDDAHGDGVLGECGRGAASHFGLEGKIDIEMGTFSKALGVVGGYVSGSQALHDFLWNNARTFLLSGSAPPATVAGCMAALDIMESEPRHLKKLWKNTKYFKKQMKGAGFDTGNSTTPITPVMCGESIKAQNLSAELFEQGVFALPIVFPMVAKDKARIRVMMNAQLSTEDLELAVEKFVACGKKTGVLQG from the coding sequence GTGGTTTTTGTGAATTTTGATGAATACCTAAAATCAAAGGTGGATGAGAAAAAATCGGCAGGGCTTGACTGGAAGCTTCGAAGGTTAGGTGGAATGTCAGTCCCCCGCTGCAAGGTTGAGGGCAAGGACGTGCTGATGCTTTGCTCAAACAACTATCTTGGCCTGTCAAGCCACAAAAAAATCATCAGGGCTCAAATCACTGCGGCAAAGCAATGGGGCGCAGGCTCCGGCTCTGTGCGCGTAATTGCAGGCACAATGGACTTGCACACGCAGCTTGAGGAGAAAATTGCAAAATTCAAGCACACCCCAGCTGCGCTTTATTTCCAGACAGGCTTTGCTGCAAATGCAGGCACAATCCCTGCGATTTCAGGTGAAGGGGACCTGCTTGTTTCAGACGAGCTGAATCATGGAAGCATCATTGACGGGGTGCGCCTTTCAAAGGCGCAAAGGACGATTTACAAGCATGCAGACGCGCAGGATTTGGCACGCGTGCTTGAAGAGGCCGCAACAAAAGGCTACACTGACAAGTCTGGCCAAAAACAATCATACAACCGCCTTTTTGTCCTTACCGACGGCGTGTTTTCAATGGATGGGGATGTGGCCCCGCTTGACAAAATCACTCCTGTTGCAAAAAAGCACGGGGCAATAATTTACGTTGATGATGCGCATGGCGATGGCGTGCTTGGGGAGTGCGGCAGGGGGGCTGCAAGCCACTTTGGGCTTGAAGGGAAAATTGATATAGAGATGGGCACGTTTTCAAAGGCCCTAGGCGTTGTTGGCGGCTATGTGTCCGGCTCGCAGGCCCTTCACGACTTTTTGTGGAACAACGCAAGGACTTTTCTTTTGTCAGGCTCGGCTCCGCCTGCAACTGTTGCAGGGTGCATGGCAGCACTTGACATAATGGAAAGCGAGCCGCGCCACCTAAAGAAACTCTGGAAAAACACAAAATATTTCAAAAAGCAGATGAAAGGCGCAGGCTTTGACACTGGAAACAGCACAACACCAATAACTCCTGTCATGTGCGGCGAATCAATAAAGGCGCAAAACCTGTCGGCAGAACTTTTCGAGCAGGGCGTGTTTGCCCTGCCAATCGTGTTTCCAATGGTTGCAAAGGACAAGGCTCGGATTCGGGTAATGATGAATGCTCAGCTAAGCACGGAGGATTTGGAGCTTGCGGTTGAAAAGTTCGTTGCTTGCGGGAAGAAAACCGGGGTTTTGCAGGGTTGA
- a CDS encoding site-2 protease family protein: MAHHFQFTTDEILNIAVSVVAISLAFTFLFAGGLSSLIAAGPGAFIVLFSVSAFSIGIGFILHESMHKYFAIKYGAWAQFQASPQGLLIGLLLALFLPFTFLSPGAVYIYSAGISRKQNGIISLVGPLTNIALGLLFLGLGLVLGPSARVLVLGQQLNLLFFAASTNAFLAFFNMLPMMPLDGAKVYAWSLAIWAATVAFILGLMLALRMDLETALWLLIITFALRHFFRQQQ, encoded by the coding sequence ATGGCGCATCACTTCCAATTCACAACCGACGAAATTCTCAATATCGCGGTTTCAGTGGTTGCAATCTCGCTTGCCTTTACCTTCCTTTTTGCAGGCGGCCTGTCAAGCCTTATTGCCGCAGGCCCGGGGGCATTCATCGTGCTTTTTTCCGTCTCCGCGTTTTCAATCGGCATTGGCTTTATCCTGCATGAGTCAATGCACAAGTACTTTGCAATAAAATATGGTGCTTGGGCGCAGTTCCAGGCCTCGCCACAGGGGCTTTTGATTGGCCTACTTTTGGCGCTTTTCCTGCCATTCACCTTCCTGTCCCCAGGCGCAGTTTACATCTACTCGGCAGGCATCTCAAGAAAGCAAAACGGCATCATCTCCCTTGTCGGTCCGCTGACAAACATCGCACTTGGCCTGCTATTTTTGGGCCTTGGCCTTGTGCTTGGCCCTTCTGCGCGCGTGCTTGTGCTTGGCCAGCAGCTCAACTTGCTTTTCTTTGCAGCCTCAACAAACGCATTTCTTGCTTTTTTCAACATGCTCCCTATGATGCCACTTGACGGGGCCAAAGTCTATGCCTGGAGCCTTGCCATCTGGGCGGCAACAGTGGCGTTCATCCTGGGGCTCATGCTTGCCTTAAGGATGGATTTGGAAACTGCCCTGTGGCTTTTAATCATCACTTTTGCATTGCGCCACTTTTTCAGGCAACAGCAATAG
- a CDS encoding CDC48 family AAA ATPase has product MTKTVELKVAESYQTDVGRGLVRIDNKARAELGVSTGDIVELKGKRSTAAVVWQAHPQDEGLNLIRMDGYMRQNTGVALGDKILVKKAELKEAKKVILVPTVPIKYSPGFDQFVKKKLIGRALTKGDTIFVGVFGTSFPLVAAVVQPIGVVMVNEATEVVLKDEPVKDVSAAPSISYEDVGGMKDTIKKIREMVELPLRHPELFEKLGIEAPKGVLLYGPPGTGKTLLAKAVASESEANFIHIAGPELVSKFVGESEEKLRGLFKDAQDSSPSIIFMDEIDAIAPKREEAQGEVERRMVSQLLTLLDGLKTRGQVIVIGATNRPNSIDPALRRPGRFDREIELGVPDRDGRKEILQIHTRGMPLDDKVSLDELANITHGYTGADLTLLIKESAMKTLRRILPDLDLSQDIPPVVLDNLRVTRDDFFDALREIHPSALREVFIEKPNVKWEDIGGLSKVKSELKEAIELPLKNPEVFTKLGIRPIKGILLIGLPGTGKTLLAKAVATESEANFISIKAPEILSKWVGESEKAVRELFRKARTAAPAIVFIDEIDAVTPYRGTDESSKVTERIVNSFLTEMDGLANLKNIVVIAATNRPDIVDPALLRAGRFDKIVDIPLPDEQTREEIFKVHTKKMPIAKDVSFAELAKKTEGLSGADIENICREAGMAAIRENMKAEKVTNKHFDTALKTLRSSVTKQSVEAMKKFEKDAGGSMYR; this is encoded by the coding sequence ACATTGTGGAGCTTAAGGGCAAGCGCTCAACTGCTGCCGTTGTCTGGCAGGCGCACCCTCAAGACGAGGGCCTCAATCTTATCCGCATGGATGGCTACATGCGCCAGAACACGGGAGTTGCCCTTGGCGACAAGATACTTGTCAAGAAAGCGGAGCTTAAGGAGGCAAAAAAAGTCATACTTGTCCCAACAGTTCCAATTAAATACTCGCCAGGTTTTGACCAGTTTGTAAAAAAGAAATTAATTGGCCGCGCGCTTACCAAAGGCGACACAATCTTTGTAGGCGTGTTTGGCACCTCATTTCCCCTTGTTGCCGCTGTTGTCCAGCCAATCGGGGTTGTAATGGTCAATGAGGCCACCGAAGTTGTCCTCAAGGATGAGCCTGTAAAGGACGTTTCTGCAGCCCCAAGCATCTCTTATGAGGATGTCGGGGGCATGAAGGACACAATCAAAAAAATACGCGAGATGGTAGAGCTTCCGCTTCGCCATCCTGAGCTATTTGAAAAGCTTGGGATTGAGGCCCCTAAAGGCGTGCTTCTTTACGGCCCGCCAGGAACAGGAAAAACGCTTCTTGCAAAGGCAGTTGCCTCTGAGTCGGAGGCTAATTTCATACATATCGCAGGCCCGGAGCTTGTCTCCAAGTTTGTCGGCGAATCTGAGGAAAAACTCAGGGGCCTGTTCAAGGATGCGCAGGACAGCTCGCCTTCAATAATTTTCATGGACGAGATTGATGCGATTGCGCCAAAGCGCGAGGAGGCGCAAGGCGAGGTCGAGCGGCGCATGGTCTCCCAGCTTCTCACGCTTCTTGACGGCCTCAAGACGCGCGGGCAAGTAATTGTGATTGGCGCAACAAACAGGCCAAATTCAATCGACCCAGCCCTTAGAAGGCCGGGCAGGTTTGACCGCGAGATAGAGCTTGGGGTGCCTGATCGCGATGGGCGCAAGGAAATCCTCCAGATACACACAAGGGGAATGCCCCTTGACGACAAGGTGTCCCTTGATGAGCTTGCAAACATCACACACGGCTACACGGGAGCAGACCTGACGCTTCTTATCAAGGAGTCTGCAATGAAGACTTTGAGGCGCATCCTTCCAGACTTGGATTTATCGCAGGACATCCCTCCTGTCGTGCTTGACAACCTTCGAGTCACAAGGGACGACTTTTTTGACGCGTTGCGCGAAATCCACCCCTCTGCCCTGCGCGAGGTGTTCATAGAAAAGCCAAATGTCAAATGGGAGGACATCGGCGGCCTGTCAAAGGTGAAATCAGAGCTAAAAGAGGCAATAGAGCTTCCGCTGAAAAATCCGGAGGTTTTCACAAAGCTTGGCATACGGCCAATCAAGGGCATACTTCTAATCGGGCTTCCAGGCACTGGCAAGACTCTTCTTGCAAAGGCTGTTGCAACAGAGTCTGAGGCAAACTTCATCTCCATAAAGGCACCTGAAATACTCTCAAAGTGGGTGGGGGAGTCGGAAAAGGCGGTGCGCGAGCTATTCAGGAAAGCAAGGACTGCAGCCCCTGCCATTGTCTTCATTGACGAGATAGATGCGGTTACGCCATACAGGGGCACTGACGAGAGCTCAAAGGTGACAGAGCGCATTGTCAACTCGTTTCTTACGGAAATGGACGGGCTTGCAAACCTCAAAAACATTGTAGTGATTGCGGCAACCAACAGGCCCGACATCGTGGACCCGGCCTTGCTTCGCGCTGGCAGGTTTGACAAGATTGTGGACATACCGCTTCCAGATGAGCAGACGCGCGAGGAAATTTTCAAGGTGCACACAAAGAAGATGCCTATTGCAAAGGACGTCTCATTTGCCGAGCTTGCAAAAAAGACGGAGGGTCTTTCCGGAGCCGACATAGAGAACATCTGCCGAGAGGCTGGAATGGCCGCGATTCGGGAAAACATGAAGGCAGAGAAGGTGACAAACAAGCACTTTGACACTGCCCTTAAAACCTTGCGCTCCTCGGTGACCAAGCAAAGCGTCGAGGCCATGAAAAAGTTTGAGAAGGATGCCGGCGGCTCAATGTACAGGTAA